The window TCAAAAACACATCGTCTCCCTCCGCGATAGGGGTCACGGAGGGTCGTAGGAGCACAGGTCCGTTGGTCACGGTGAGGTTGATAAGGTTATGGACTGTACCCTCTCTGTCTTCACACCAGTAAAATCCCGTGTGCCATGGATACATGTGGCTTATTTGACAGCGAGAACCAGTGTGTCTCCCCCAATCCACCCCACATCTAGTCCTGTCTTTGTAAGAGGTGTTCCTCATCAAGGTCCACTCGCCGTGAGAAGGGCATAACATGTCAAAGCTCTCTCCCTCGAATTTCTGTACAGCGATGGGTTTGTTTGAATCTTCTTCGATTGCAGTACGCGTCAGTTGCACCGTCGACCATTCTGCCAGTAAGATGAAACATAGTAACTTCCATGTACGCATGTTTTCCGCGGTAgtgtatgtttttttctctgacaCAGTCTAAAGCAACCCGAAAACACAATACTTGTCTACATTGGATTCTTAAAGCACCCCGGTCGGGGACAGCCATACCCCAGTCGGGGACAGCCATACCCCGGTCGGGGACAGCCATACCCCGGTCGGGGACAGCCATACCCCGGTCGGGGAATATATAACAATGCGATCATGAGTATGCGCATTTTACACTGATTACTACatacattttgaaatgaaaacacCGACACAGCAATGTATCgcgttatatattttttattgcaaACAAACAATGTTACACGTTCAAGAGGAAACAATCGCGAGACTAACCTCGTGTAAGTTCCTAAGTAAACATCACCCAGGTACAATTGAACTGCGAGTAACCGAGCGCCCCCCCTATCCCCATCAAAACATAGGACGATAAATACGCTCCGGTTCCAAACAGTCCAAGTGAAGTAAGACCGAAAAATCGACACCATTCTCTGGCCTTTATCATATCCTCGTGTTCTTTTCTCATATGCTCTTCCGCTCGCCTCTTCGTCTCCCTCTCTAGCTCCAGTTTCTTCTGCGCATCGCGATACATGCCGTTGCTGTAGTGCTTGCCTCCGTTGAATGCGACCATGTCCTGCACTTTACTGAGCAGACTGTAGACTTGGGTTCTGTTGTGTCTCATGTTATTGTTCAGCGTGTGGTATCTGCCGCCGCACTGGTTTATCAGTTTTTGCAGGGCTTTACTTTCTTGTATGTACTCTTTCACCGTTTTACCCTTTAGCATATCGCTGTGGGTGAACAGGACCATGATATACGTCGAAGCATCTTCTCCGAAATTATCTAGAATCCATTTCACGGCGTTCCGTTCCTCTTGTGTGAACCTAGACTTCAAGCTGAGCACTAAAAGGAATCCGTGTGGTCCGGGCAGCG is drawn from Pelmatolapia mariae isolate MD_Pm_ZW linkage group LG7, Pm_UMD_F_2, whole genome shotgun sequence and contains these coding sequences:
- the LOC134630379 gene encoding GTPase IMAP family member 9-like produces the protein MVEVIFLLVVLLLISGHSVLCENADNGYAKRADVRVILVGKTGSGKSASGNTILGDDTAFEEGISPQSVTNGCVKEETEIYGTRIVVVDTPGLFDTTKTHHEVKLKIEECVERSLPGPHGFLLVLSLKSRFTQEERNAVKWILDNFGEDASTYIMVLFTHSDMLKGKTVKEYIQESKALQKLINQCGGRYHTLNNNMRHNRTQVYSLLSKVQDMVAFNGGKHYSNGMYRDAQKKLELERETKRRAEEHMRKEHEDMIKAREWCRFFGLTSLGLFGTGAYLSSYVLMGIGGALGYSQFNCTWVMFT